A region from the Anaerohalosphaeraceae bacterium genome encodes:
- a CDS encoding sulfatase-like hydrolase/transferase gives MKMDRRTFLKTGLAGSAGLVLGGCTSSVWGDSGSSRPNLIVVIADQLGTQHCGYARYWNGTNYAGAENARTPNLDRFAEEAMNFKNCVASMPVCSAFRATLMTGKYTTTTGMVINELRMNPYQECFGHVLTRAGYNTAYIGKWHLYANKLGDHLNPENSFVPRGVHRLGFNGFWAAYNFHHNYYGSYYHTESQEKIYFPSGVYEPDGQTDLAIDWIRCHAKKSSRPFAMILSWGTPHAPWSIDNVPPEYYAHFANTSLPNPPNYKPSNDDPYADSWAKLSATDRANLETWRRIYYAMTENLDWNFGRLMQFLSEEGLADNTIVVFTSDHGEMFGSQGRAAKNTFYEEAARIPFLIRWPGRIPAGRVSDACISSADFMPTFLGLMGLPIPSRVEGMNLAHLVQGQSGPEPEFAFLQNTGACASWENGYEWRAVRDKQYTYAQYKVDGKELLFDNINDPYQMTNLADNPSYQDKKNELRSKMLAKMASIGDTFEVSTYYRDNWTDGNRVILRGARG, from the coding sequence ATGAAGATGGATCGGCGAACGTTTTTGAAAACGGGCCTTGCCGGCTCGGCCGGCTTGGTATTGGGAGGATGTACGTCCTCCGTGTGGGGGGATTCCGGCTCAAGTCGGCCGAACTTGATTGTGGTGATTGCGGACCAGCTGGGAACGCAGCACTGCGGGTATGCGAGGTACTGGAACGGGACAAATTATGCCGGTGCGGAGAATGCGCGGACGCCGAATCTGGACCGGTTTGCCGAGGAGGCAATGAACTTTAAGAACTGTGTGGCCAGCATGCCGGTCTGCTCGGCCTTTCGGGCGACGCTGATGACGGGCAAATACACGACTACAACCGGCATGGTCATCAATGAATTGCGGATGAATCCGTATCAGGAGTGTTTCGGCCATGTCCTCACGAGGGCGGGCTACAATACGGCGTATATCGGCAAGTGGCATCTGTATGCGAATAAACTGGGGGACCATCTGAATCCGGAGAATTCGTTTGTGCCTCGCGGTGTGCATCGGCTGGGCTTCAACGGTTTCTGGGCGGCCTACAACTTCCATCATAATTATTACGGAAGTTATTATCATACAGAGTCGCAGGAGAAAATTTATTTCCCCTCGGGGGTCTATGAACCAGACGGACAGACGGATTTGGCGATAGACTGGATTCGCTGCCATGCGAAAAAATCCTCTCGTCCGTTCGCGATGATTTTGTCGTGGGGGACTCCTCATGCTCCGTGGTCGATTGATAATGTGCCGCCGGAGTATTATGCCCATTTTGCCAATACGAGTCTGCCCAATCCGCCGAATTACAAACCGTCCAATGATGACCCGTATGCAGACAGCTGGGCAAAGCTGAGTGCTACGGACCGGGCGAATCTGGAAACCTGGCGTCGGATTTATTATGCGATGACGGAAAACCTGGACTGGAATTTCGGCCGCCTGATGCAGTTTTTGTCTGAAGAGGGACTGGCGGACAATACGATTGTGGTTTTCACATCCGACCACGGGGAAATGTTCGGTTCGCAGGGGCGTGCAGCCAAGAACACCTTTTATGAAGAAGCGGCTCGGATTCCGTTTTTGATTCGCTGGCCGGGCCGGATTCCCGCCGGCCGGGTTTCGGACGCCTGTATTTCGTCGGCGGATTTCATGCCGACCTTTTTGGGGCTGATGGGATTGCCGATTCCATCGCGGGTGGAAGGGATGAATCTGGCGCATCTGGTGCAGGGACAGAGTGGGCCGGAGCCGGAGTTTGCGTTTCTGCAGAATACGGGGGCCTGTGCCAGCTGGGAGAACGGCTATGAGTGGCGGGCCGTTCGGGATAAGCAGTATACCTATGCTCAGTACAAGGTCGATGGGAAAGAGCTGCTCTTCGACAATATCAACGACCCGTATCAAATGACGAATCTGGCGGACAATCCATCGTATCAGGACAAAAAGAACGAACTGCGCAGCAAGATGCTGGCGAAGATGGCTTCCATCGGCGACACGTTTGAGGTGTCTACTTATTATCGGGACAACTGGACGGATGGAAACCGGGTGATTCTTCGCGGGGCACGAGGATAA